CCACAAACTCGCTCTTTGCGTTCTCCCAGGTCACACTGGCCGAGACGGTGAAGGAGCTGGAATCGTGGGGAGTTCAGGTAGAGGTCGTCGGCATCAAGGTCAGGTCCCTCGCGGAACTCGAAAGCACGGCATTGTGATGGGACGAACACCACCTACACCGACGACCAGGTACAGCGCGAACTTAACGGCCTCATCGATCTGGTCCAGATCTCCGAATCCCCGATTGTCAATAGTGCTCGCGGATCCTGCGGACGCGCCCGATGCGGTGGTGCTGTCCTCCACGGCGTGATCCTTTCCCTCGGCGATCACGGCAAGTGGCCGTCATGGGCCGATACCGCCGCTGCCTGCTTCTTCGGCGGGATGGCCGCCATAACGGGTTCCTTCCGTTGACAACCGTGGAGATCGTTCCGTATCTTCACGGTCGCTCTTCTGCTGCGGTGTAGGGAGTCTCCGCCACCCCGCCGATGGCACTTCTGGCCCGATCGCCGCCTCGGCACGGGCCCATCGGGTGGCATTCAGCACTGAGAGAGGTGTTTTGCGTGTCCGCCAGCACGACTCTGCCCACCCGCGTCCTGGGCGCCGGGGGCCCGACCGTGTCCGCGCTCGGCCTGGGCTGCATGGGAATGAGCCATGCCTATGGCATCCCGGACGACGCGGAGTCCACCGCGACCATCCACCGCGCCCTCGACCTGGGTTGCACGTTCTTCGACACCGCCGAGTCTTACGGACCGTTCGTCAACGAGGAGCTGCTCGGCGCGGCGCTGCGCGGCAGGCGAGACGAGGCGTTCATTTCCACCAAGTTCGGCTGGGAGTACGGCCCGGACGGCACTCGCGGCGCGCTGAACAGCAGGCCCGCGCACATCCGCGAGGCCGTGGATGGGATGCTCGGGCGCCTGGGTACCGACCGTATCGACCTGCTATCGCAGCACCGTGTCGACCTCGAGGTGCCGATCGAGGACGTGGCGGGCACCGTCGGCGAGCTGATCGCCGAGGGCAAGGTGCGGTACTTCGGCCTGTCCGAGGCCGCTGCGACCACCATCCGCCGGGCGCACACGGTGCAGCCGGTATTGGCGCTGCAGACCGAGTATTCGTTGTGGGAACGCCACATCGAGGAGGAGATACTGCCGACCCTGGTGGAACTGGGCATCGGCCTGGTTCCCTACTCGCCGCTGGGCCGCGGCTTTCTTACCGGCACCGCCAAGCCCGCCGAGGAGTACGACGACTACCGGAAGTGGGATCCCCGCTGCCAGGGGGAGAACTTCACCGCCAACACCGCCGCCGCGGCAACCGTCACCGAGGTGGCAGCCCGGCTGGAGGCCACACCGGCGCAGGTGTGCCTGGCGTGGCTGCTGGCCAAGGGCGACGACGTCGTCCCGATCCCGGGCACCAAGCGCCGCGTCACCCTGGAGGAGAACCTGGGCGCGGCCTCGCTCGAACTCGGCGCTGATGACCTGGCGTTGCTCGACGCCGCGCTGCCCCCGGGCATTACCAAGGGCCTGCGCTACCCAGAACAGCTCATGC
The sequence above is a segment of the Saccharopolyspora phatthalungensis genome. Coding sequences within it:
- a CDS encoding aldo/keto reductase; amino-acid sequence: MSASTTLPTRVLGAGGPTVSALGLGCMGMSHAYGIPDDAESTATIHRALDLGCTFFDTAESYGPFVNEELLGAALRGRRDEAFISTKFGWEYGPDGTRGALNSRPAHIREAVDGMLGRLGTDRIDLLSQHRVDLEVPIEDVAGTVGELIAEGKVRYFGLSEAAATTIRRAHTVQPVLALQTEYSLWERHIEEEILPTLVELGIGLVPYSPLGRGFLTGTAKPAEEYDDYRKWDPRCQGENFTANTAAAATVTEVAARLEATPAQVCLAWLLAKGDDVVPIPGTKRRVTLEENLGAASLELGADDLALLDAALPPGITKGLRYPEQLMHMNGR